One part of the Mytilus trossulus isolate FHL-02 chromosome 11, PNRI_Mtr1.1.1.hap1, whole genome shotgun sequence genome encodes these proteins:
- the LOC134691244 gene encoding transmembrane protein 205-like yields the protein MYITIRMTKVELRVHAIKFVTTALVALELAWILFPLRAQQQGKWTFWHFFSFAIHYGSQFWMTFIAGMAMFLTLPRFWFGEGQKLLFPMYFALSCVMSSMTLATYIQLHLASEMEFKEVLSLSMAVLSSLVNAYYLSDRIVETTTKRFGLEKDSGTADKIGFVDLSKLRENPEYFIADKTFRFYHHLSWLSNMTGFCANTVYLYFLSSHHV from the exons atgtatatcaCAATCAGAATGACAAAGGTCGAACTAAG AGTTCACGCCATAAAGTTTGTAACTACTGCACTTGTTGCTTTAGAGTTAGCTTGGATTTTATTTCCACTGAGAGCACAACAGCAAGGAAAATGGACGTTCTGGCATTTCTTCAGCTTTGCTATACATTATGGGTCTCAGTTTTGGATGACATTTATTGCAG GAATGGCAATGTTCCTGACCTTACCACGTTTTTGGTTTGGTGAAGGACAGAAACTTTTGTTTCCCATGTATTTCGCTTTGTCGTGTGTAATGTCATCAATGACATTAGCCACGTATATCCAGCTTCACTTGGCCAGTGAAATGGAATTTAAAGAG GTGTTATCATTGTCAATGGCTGTATTGTCCTCGTTAGTGAATGCCTACTACCTCAGTGATAGAATTGTAGAAACAACTACAAAAAGATTCGGTTTGGAAAAAGATTCAGGAACAGCAGACAAAATTGGATTTGTTGATTTATCGAAACTTAGAGAAAACCCTGAATACTTTATAGCGGACAAAACATTTAGATTCTATCACCATCTAAGCTGGTTATCAAACATGACTGGATTCTGTGCAAACactgtttatttgtattttctatcaTCACATCATGTATGA
- the LOC134691245 gene encoding BTB/POZ domain-containing protein 6-like, which produces METESNTSNSTSTSRRSIAECVGDMYLDEHLADIHFSFPKEKSIQPVPAHKMILVAKSPVFKAMFCGDLAEKGSTIKITDITAKTFRQMLKHVYTDKLFINADTVGALLHASQKYQLESLTNDCESYLRQNLSLHNACTILQQAADFALFELASSSHNFLCKHATDIISSEDFLNLSKDNLKKILECDGFCTDEILIFNGMMKWVDAKIEEEVWTCDPLEKRNSQNSKKRKAEKDVEDRRREILGDILYQIRFLDMSIEDFTEVVIPSKILTEKEQLTFLRIMSSNSTSKHCPDLPDVFLTNSRYDSKVITLRDVVEKLPHRPILAALPKHLRNCLRIHLHSAKPFKINALNILPQKRREQDSPVKIASVFCQIKGTSFGKKYCLDFSEYSNSYISVEKQVKGDTVVIVEVVITENDGLMTNRMETDWEELESEVPEDKEKWIKKEISSSQDVKIACEGVDIVDDIILYPC; this is translated from the exons ATGGAGACTGAATCTAATACCTCCAACAGTACCTCCACCAGTAGGAGGTCAATAGCTGAATGTGTAGGGGATATGTACCTTGATGAACATCTAGCAGATATTCACTTTTCCTTCCCCAAGGAGAAGTCAATACAACCAGTCCCAGCTCACAAAATGATTTTGGTAGCAAAGAGTCCAGTTTTCAAAGCAATGTTTTGTGGAGATCTGGCAGAAAAAGGGTCAACAATTAAAATAACAGATATCACAGCTAAGACTTTCAGACAAATGTTGAA ACATGTTTACactgataaattgtttataaatgccGATACTGTGGGTGCTCTCCTACATGCTTCACAGAAATATCAGCTGGAAAGTTTGACCAATGATTGTGAAAGTTATCTCCGTCAAAACCTCAGTCTTCACAATGCATGCACCATTTTACAACAAGCTGCTGACTTTGCTCTATTTGAATTGGCTAGTTCATCCCACAATTTTTTGTGCAAACACGCAACAGATATCATCAGTAGTGAAGATTTCCTAAATCTTTCCAAGGATAATCTTAAAAAGATTCTAGAATGTGATGGGTTCTGTACTGATgaaattcttatatttaatggaATGATGAAGTGGGTCGATGCTAAAATCGAGGAAGAAGTTTGGACATGCGATCctttagaaaaaagaaattctCAAAACTCTAAGAAACGTAAAGCTGAAAAGGATGTTGAAGATAGACGCAGAGAAATATTAGGAGATATATTATATCAGATTCGTTTTCTAGACATGAGTATTGAGGACTTTACAGAAGTAGTTATCCCGAGTAAAATACTGACAGAGAAGGAACAACTAACTTTTCTAAGAATCATGTCTAGTAACTCAACAAGCAAGCATTGCCCGGATCTACCAGACGTATTTCTTACAAATAGCCGTTACGATTCAAAAGTCATTACACTTAGAGATGTTGTTGAAAAACTTCCACATAGACCAATACTGGCTGCATTGCCTAAACACTTACGGAACTGTTTAAGGATTCACTTACATTCCGCCAAACCGTTCAAAATTAATGCACTGAACATCTTACCACAAAAGAGACGAGAGCAAGATTCTCCTGTTAAAATAGCATCAGTATTCTGTCAGATAAAGGGAACAAGTTTTGGTAAGAAGTATTGTCTCGACTTCTCTGAATATTCAAACAGTTATATATCAGTTGAAAAGCAAGTAAAAGGTGATACTGTTGTCATAGTAGAGGTCGTTATTACAGAAAATGACGGTCTAATGACAAACAGAATGGAGACAGACTGGGAGGAATTAGAATCTGAAGTCCCAGAAGACAAAGAAAAATGgatcaaaaaagaaatatctagTTCTCAGGATGTTAAGATAGCATGTGAAGGAGTTGATATTGTAgatgatataattttatatccttgttaa